A stretch of DNA from Acanthochromis polyacanthus isolate Apoly-LR-REF ecotype Palm Island chromosome 21, KAUST_Apoly_ChrSc, whole genome shotgun sequence:
ATTAAAGGCATTGACTATTTTATTTAGAAGAAAATATGCGCCTCACTTTGTGAAACCACTTCCCTCAGGCTACAACCATCCTGCTCTCCTCAAATTGATGACCAATCCCAATAATCTGGTAAGTCCTGGCAACATACAAGATAATTTGTGCCATCAAATAAAGGTGTGGAATGTATGGCATTGGGTTTAATGTTGTAGTGGAAACTAGACCATTGaaatttgtctgtgtgtgttatcGTGAACAACaatttacatacacttgtaaagaccatgtatatcacggctgatttgagttacCATTGGATCtgaaagatctgaaaaagcaaatcactgAATCGAACAAGTcatttggagccatttcaaagcagctacagatcCTAAAAATCGTCTCTGTAAAACACTTGTTTGCAAGTGCATGGCATAGTTGTCACTGTCATTATTTGGAGGAAAACACaagctatcacctgctgctgagagacagcTAGTTAGGATGGTCATGCATCAACAAAGAATTATTAAAAAGTGGGGCTGCAATGAATTAGAAACTGCTGCAATGTTACAATGCAAGAAGGAAGTCCTTCCTCTATAAACAGCACCTTAAGCTTCTGGAGGAAAATGCTTAGATAAAGCAAAAACTGAGCTATTTGGTTGCAATCACCAGAAATATGTTAAGAGGAGTGAAGGTGAgtcctttaaccccaagaacaccattcCTACCATCAATCATGGtagtggtagtattatgctctggAGCTGTTTTATTGCCTATGGAACCAATGCTTTACataaagtaaacagaaaaaaaatgaaggattAAATCTGCATTCTTCTGGAAAACCTCCAATCGTCAGCTAGAATACTGGGTCTTAGATGCAGCTGGGTGTTCCAGCAAGACAGTGGccccaaacacaaacactagACTAATTGTTTTAGATTGGTCTCCCCAAaatcctgacttaaaccccattAAGAGCCTGTGGACTGTGATTTAGAAACCTTTCTGTCAAGAAGAGTGGTCAAAGTAATAACCTAATGGTTGTGAGTGTCCACTAAAAGCTCCGAGTTTTGGTGAAAATGAGCAAGGGGCCTTTAACTAAATATAAGCTTTACCATACTGAACcatcagattttgtcatatttacagAAGACCTAAATATAAATAGAGCCAAaataaaaatggccaaaatacatgttatttttttgtgccaGTGATGAATGAGTTTCAGAGATTtcatcatagaaaattcagtTATTCGGATCAtgggaaactcaagactgctgTGATAGACATtatctttatgtgtgtgtgtgtgtgtgtgtgtgtgtgtgtgtgtgtgtgtgtgtgtgtgtgtgtgtgtgtgtgtgtgtgtgtgtgtgtgtgtgtgtgtgtgtgtgtgtgtgtgtgtgtgtgtgtgtgtgtgtgtgtgtgtgtgtgtgtgtgtgtgtgggtgtggtcaggtgctggctatacttgtggggaccaaatgtccccacaactgtaggaaaaccgaaaacaatgttacttgtggggacctcatttcggtccccacaagtttaaacagtgttttcttggccatgttgttgttattgaaaaaaataaaagtgcaaaaacgtttctttagggttaggcattgttttggtctgggttagggtaagggttaggggttagatatgaatgggagtcaatggtatgtccccacaatgatagaaaaacattgtgtgtgtgtgtgcgcgtgtgggTAATCCTGAATTTGTTTGTGCTTTCTGTCTTTCCCTCAGAGTACTTTTGTGAACCGACCTGCCCTGGGAATCCTACCACCTGAGAACTTTCCGGACAAAATCGCTGAAAGTCTTCTCTCAGTTagtaaaacacacatacacgcgCACACAAAATTTAATATAACGTACTGAACACAAAGTGTAAAAGAATTGTTATCTTTGCTGTTACTTTGGTTTGAATTAAATTGTGCATCATTTTCTAGCTTTTACTCATCTTCCTGTAGATAGTGCTAGTTGACTACACTCCACATACTTTTCTTTCTTATCTCTCTCCTTCGTCTTGTCTTTCTGTACATCAGGTGGCTCCTAGTGGAATGACTCGTGTTCAGACAATGGCCTGTGGCTCTTGCTCCAATGAGAATGCTTACAAAGCAATGTTTATCTGGTACAGAGTGAGTACATGCCCAGGATACATTAGACATTACCTGGTTGACATGATTTAAACTAGATGTCTGtagtaaaaacaataaatgaagtgCAAACCATTTTCCAGCTGTATTATCTGTCAAACTTTGTTTTAACTTTCACACAGTCATCAGTGATAAtgtgacatttaattttcacgattacaaatggaaaaatatgaaagacagaaaaatttgTTAATTACAGGTTTTAATGCAAAGCCACTATTTTTCAAGACCTGAAGAATCTCAGACTATAGCTCCTACTTAgtaaaacagcagcttttgCAGCCCAAAATCACTCTTATTCAGAAGCACACTTGTCTGTTTGATCTGTTGCACTGCGTTTTAGTAAGAAGCACCTTTCATTAAATAACTGTCTGTCTTTGTCAGTGATCTTTTCTGACCTCACTACAAAAGGTTAAACTAAATCCAAAAAAGGTGGCAAAAATGAAGACTCAAAGAAATGCTAGAATTAACATTTCCCATAGGATCTGAATagtgctgttttcttttaaacacaaactgaaaaaaacattattgcTTGGCAATAACATTATTTCCAATGGCTGATTGTATTCTCGGTGATAAGTATTCTTGCAATACTGAATGAAGCTGAATAATTTAAGTGTCATTCAAATCTAAGTATTACCTCATATTATCTAATGTGCTGCTCGACATGTTAACCTTACACCAACGTTCTATTGATTCAAACCTTGTGTCATACAATGTATgtgaaaacactgcagcactAGTTTGGAGCCAATCCTTTTCAATGGACAGCTTATTGTAtgaagtgaaaatatgaagcCTGTAGACAAACACTGAGAATGGCCTTTCAGTGAATTGACATTgcgtttgctttttttttttttttttagaataaggAACGAGGCTACAAGACACCATCTGATGAAGACCACAGCACCTGCATGATAAACCAGGTCTCACAACTTATTATCGTAATATTTAGATATTTCTAGCTgtattgtgataaatatgtgcttctttttcacattttttttctgtttctttgtttctctgtcaCTTTGTTACTTTGTCTTTTTATCCTTTGACGTTCTATCTAAGGCCCCAGGTTGTCCAGACCTCAGTATTTTGTCTTTCATGGGAGCTTTCCATGGAAGAACGATGGGTATGTTAAATACTTCCAGAAACACAAACGTCAGTGTTTTACACTAATGTTGCTACTGTGTTGAGAGTATAAAAATTGACAAGAGTTTTGCTCTTGTACTATAATGCAGATGTTTTGTGGGCAGCTCTCCCTTTTACGGCCtaaacatgtttgtgttgagGCAGATTCAGGGCTTCTGTAATGGAGACTTCTTTTTGAAAATCACATGCTGGCTGTTGCTCACCCTTCCAGGCTTGTGGGTGTATTGAagaaatgtttattattttctacTGACTCTGAACATCAAACTTGAAATGCAGTGTTTACTATGACACATTTCATTCTGCTtatgaaagaaccaaattaCAGCAACCTTTACATTTCAGCGTTGTCATTGTGTAGGTGCACCAAACCTATGTAGGGCAAACTCCATTCTaatcacacactctcacacgcTACCATTGCTTTGGTGTATATCATACCTATGTATCTTAAGTGCACAACAATCTCTGTATGTCTCCCTGTTGACAATTTTAGGTGTTAGGTTTTAGGTCTCCATATTGTCAGTTATATTTTAGTGACAGGACGTGTGTAAGTAATTCTTCAAACTGCTTTTGAAAGCATGTGACAGTACGAGTGGGGAAGATGTGGAGGCAGGCTGTTAATTTGTGAAACCTGTTCTTTAACTCGAGTTGCAATgtaacaaataacacaaaaatgtggTATCCAAATGAGTTGATTTAATGGTAAAGGTTAGTAGATTCACTGACTCCACACATTGCAGGCTGAGTTCTTATTCCCACATGGTACATTCAACTGACACAGTCTTTTTGCATTGTTAAGGTTGCTTGGCCACAACACACTCCAAAGTAATCCATAAGCTGGATGTGCCTTCATTTGACTGGCCAATTGCCCCATTTCCTAAACTGCAATACCCACTGGAGGAGTTTACCAGAGAGAATGCCCTGGAAGAGGCTCGTTGTCTGGAGGAGGTAggctgtgtgtatgtgcagaCTCACACTGACTGCAGTCACAGCAGTATTTTAGTTTATGTAATAAGTCTTTCAATTCAGTAGCTTGTATTTATTTCTGGATTCAAGTGCCTAAACTATTTAGAATGTTGTGACTCAACTTTTCCGACAAGAAAGTGTGCATGTGATTGTGCTTTCCTTATGGGAGGTTCGCAGGACAGGGAGCTGAGACGGGGGTCCCACAGACGATGGGCTATATACTCCAATtgtggatttgttttttgtttttttgttttgttttgttttttccctttctcAGTTTCCTGCACCCTTAATAATATTGTAGTCTTTCACTGAGAGTTGTTATACACAGAACAGCCTTGTTGGAACTCCTAAACCCAGCCATAACATCTTCTATTGAAGAAGCTGATTCTGAAGACTCGGAGGGAAGCCTCACCCATATCTGTGGCAGATGTTGCTGAGAAAGCCTGGAGATTTTACCTGGGATGCTGAAAgctctggggcctcatttataaagcttgcgtacgcacaaaacagggctaaaAAGTGGCATACGCCattttctacgcaaaggttgtgatttataaaaacaaacttggcgtgagaatgtgcgcaccggtgcgccaaccttgattcttgatgcttgcttacgcccTGTTTTGCCAAAACAGGgtgtaaatcacaaactttgcgtagaaagtggagcatgctgtgttcgttgtgatttctaaaacaaacttggcgtgagaatgtgcgcaccggtgcgccaaaactttgatgcttgctttagcacattttggagacagagggaacggcagtgccggagggtgaagtggcgaattgaaaccagattgatctcaaacctttattgttatcacatattagacttgtagagccggataatcataaaccctcattgttgtagatgatcatatagtgcgtcattcggccgacgactgtatttgcagaactatgttcatatatcaacaggggcggattgaacgttatttcattcggtcgtttgaccgaagggccggtccacatctggggccggtgcggtgatctttattaaataattttgtttactgatcacccagcgtccgtatggctcatcggggaaagcagaagacccatttgcaggggtggtctccaacgcagtggcccgggttcgattcctgcccgcggcacttttatgcatgtcttccccctactcttctccccatttcctgtcactcttcactgcaactatcacagtaaaaaggcaaaaaaagtaaagaattttgtttatttatccatatccggccgaatgggatgagtccaaccattaatcagccctgtacaggtaCGCAGAcccacatgcttcacaccacaacccccgagtgaaaatgaatttgtctatgtgaaccgaaaaaatgtacattcaatcagtttacaaattatttgtacatcggacatgatcataacaaatttagtggcagggtggcctgggtcaacacatgactcattcatcctgacgcacagcagtgaaaagactgccggccggcgctgcgtgaaatgccgtggatcccgcagcttatttatatacagatacattcatgagttactttgcattgaccattcatggtaaaatgtgggtgtgttgtgggcggaatgtgaggtggatccacctgtgcaatcttccagctggtgtgtgatttatcaagaaattgcgtgcagctgtgcttacgcaaagttttataaatcaggggcaaagggcatacgcccatttcggattttcggcgtacgcaaactttagtatgaatcctacgcaatgttttataaatgaggcccctggacaTTGTTAGACTATTTTGCCTGGCACGCATCTTGATTGTCACATGGAGATTGGAGACATACAGTGGCAGACCGGAATAGTTTAAAAAAGGTGCTCTAACTACCAGGGATCACACTGTTCAGCTGGCTTACGAAGGTTTTTGCCATAGTACTCGAAGGGCAGTTGCAACCGATGGCAAACTTTGGATTCAgaaggagcaatgcggattccatCCGGGCCACAGAACAATGGAGTAGCTCTTTACCTCTTCAGAGCTGTAGGGGGATCATGAGAGTTTGACCGCCCTgtccacatgtgttttgtggccTTGGAAAAGGCTAACAACCATGTCTCTTGAGGGGAGCTGTGAGGGGAAAATGGAGGAGTTTAGGGTACCAGGACCATTGTTACAAGACATTTCATCCTTGTACAACTATAGTGAGAGCTGTGGTCATGTTCTCCATAGAAAGCCAAACATGTTTCCAGTGGATGATTGACTCCGCCAGTGTTGCCCCTTGTCTTTGTTCCTGtctgtggttttcatggacaaaaTGTCAAGTCACAGCAGGGGTGGATAGGATGGGCAGTTTAGAAACCTCAGAGTTGCATCTTTGCTTTTGTCAAGAATATTTCCTGGTCACAGTATCCTCTTTTGGTTTTGTATAACATGACAAAGAGGAGCTGTTTTGACCTTGAAATTCCCCAGGATCTCAATTTGATTAATCTGTGGGATGCTCTGGAAGAAGTCAGATCCATGGAGACCCCACTTTTGACTGCACATTTAACAGAACTTAaaggacctgctgctgctggtgctcgATACCATAGGACAACCCCGGAGGTCCTTGAGTTCTTTGTTTGAATGGGATGGAGTAGTTTCAACAGCTCCAGTCAGATCTACAAAATATTCTGTGGTTttgatgttgtggctgattgttGTAATTTAGagcattttccatgttttttgatactaaaatatttattttagtttttcatttttaaaacataaaaatgtctcCTTGAGCAAAATAAGAATAAATTGGTATTCTTGTTTTCATGTCCAGGTGGAAGATCTGATCGTGAAGTGGAGGCAGAAGGGGAAGCCTGTGGCAGGGATTGTAATTGAACCAATTCAGGCTGAAGGCGGAGACAACCATGCCTCTCCAGACTTCTTCAGAAGGCTCCGCGACATTGCACGCAAGGTAAATCGATACAAAAgcaacagaacatttaaaagTCCTTAGCCTATTGTACTCATATAGAAATGTATCAACTTAGTAAAACCTACtagttaaacaaaaaaactacaaatatctATTTTAAGAATGActtatgatttttttatgtgaatgttattTGTAGTTTTAGTCAGTGTTTTACAGGTTAACATGAAAATGAATActttctgtgtgattttactagacattagctgtaatttaacatttaataaataaCATGAGCCTTCAGCTTAGCTATGTCATCAAGCAGGTAATAATGTGCTTGCAACATtgaataaaggctaaaaatttCTCCTTTTGCAACTTTGCTGCTGAACACAGAATACATCTCTTCTccacttctttatttttttatcgaGTATTTTCACATTGCTGAACAATTTACAACACAGAATGGCTGCAGATCACTATCATTCAGAAAACAAGGGATTTGTTTTGGTTGAACATTTGCATACAGGTTGGATACAATCTAAGActgtagagcaggggtcggcaacccgcggctccggagccgcatgcggctctttcagccctctgtcgtggctccctgtaactttggaaaatacattattctgcctttcaggtgcgtttcaatgcattttaatatagagaattttattgtgaaattaccgctcttactttgacgtgtcactccaccggatgtgctgtgcctgtgcatgagagcgcaaagagaacacggagcttccgattcccacacgtttcatgcctttttaaaaattttactcctggagaagcaacgcctgtagtttcacatcgttttgtactcaagaatggcaagtctgtatattaaagctccactccaagaaagacacgtctgtcTTTGAGTccaaagtactcatgatagggtaatacacgttactcacAAGAACACGGctcacatccaggcagcaggtcagagagtcagaggagtgtcgtcttggaaaaatagggcagcgacttaccggagaaaagttattagcttaagataaatagattttacaagttaaatagacattcgcaaaatattgatttccagctaacattatgtaacatatgaggtccaggagcaaaaataacattaaccaagtaagataaatattagtggaaggacacaattcaAAATggatctatctaattagaggctttgtaattaagtaatcacgactgattaacaagggcatagaggttaaaaaaaaaaaagcgatgtatgcagtgttgtcttcattttaaatgccaaaaggattttgcggctcccggtgttttcttttctgtgggaaacgggtcgaaatggctctttgagtgttaaaggttgccgacccctgctgtAGAGCATTAACAGATTGCAAAGTTACTTGAATGAAGTTTGACTTCTGGTATTGGATTATATGTGTAAAATTAACTTGACTTGACTGTACTGCAGTAAATCTCAAAAATCCATGCACATTTTAATCTTGTGGCAGCTGCAATCCATCCACAGATCTTCTATTATCATATCAGCAGCATTTGGATGAGATTAAAATTTACATTATGCTTGTATTCATGATCTGTCTAATTTAGTCACTCCCATGCTCAGTCTTTTACTTTTTATCCCACCAGCATGGCTGTGGTTTTCATGTAGATGAAGTTCAGACTGGTGGGGGTGGCACAGGAAAGTTTTGGGCCCATGAGCACTGGGGCATGGATGACCCTGCAGACATTGTCTCCTTCAGCAAGAAGCTTCTGACTGGGGGCTACTACCACaaggatgaactgcaggcagataaggttttacattttgtgtttgtttttattctataTTAAAATTCAgcctcaaaaacagaagtcagctGCACACCAATACAACTAATATTCAAATTACAGCCAAAAAGCTCCACACACACTTTCCAACTGGGTATGGACCCAAGGTGGAGCCAGCACTCAGCATACAAGTCACACATCACATTATTTGCAaaatttgaaacacaaaaatcttTTGTCTTAGAAATATAATCAAACAAACTTTGTAGACCTCTAGTCAACTGTGTTCCTCGGGTTTGACTCTTGTTTGATCGTTGCAAAAGTAGATCTTGTTCTCCACATTGGCCTCTCTATCTCCTCTTCTTACCAATATCTGTAGTTGTTTCCTCATTAAACAAAAGACTAAGTGAGCACAGCCCATTTCTTAGAATTGAACTGATATGGCAGATAAACtttaaacttaattttttttaatactgcACTGTGGCTTGCATATTACGTGACTGCCTCAAACTAGAATACACACCTGGGCTGAATGAAAACAAGTCACCGTTTTGGCCTTTTTGACCATATTCGGAATATTACCTAATAAATACAAAGTCAGAAGTCTGTAATTGCACCTAAAGGACTAGTCTGATTTAGTGGCATCAAGTGGTATGGTTTCAGATTACAACAAGGAATTTACACCTCCTAACCCCTCCTTTTCTAAGCTTGTAGCAGAACCTACTTTGGCTGTCACTTCAAAATCAAAATGTGAAAGCTATCCTTTGGCCCATTCTGGGCTATAGTCTGAACATGGTGGTTCTTTGCAATAGGACCAACTTTTTATGTAGATGTAAaggattcatttaaaaaaaatagtttgcaAAACTTTCTGATTCATTCACAAAATGCCATACACAATTACAGATCttacagattaaaaaataaatgtatttattctgatattatttgtacattaatacatttgaatttatttaataaaaaatattttcttgcttCTGAATGTAAACATACAAAATGTTTTCATGCTTTCAGATGCACACAGCAACAGTATTTTTGATCCtattttgtttccatatttttcaGCCATACCGCATCTTTAACACATGGATGGGTGACCCATCAAAGAACTTGTTCCTGTCTGAGGTTCTCAACGTGATTCGTAGAGAAAACCTTCTGGAGGAGGTGACTCGTTCAGGGAAAGCCTTGCTAAATGGACTTTATGAGCTACAGGTACAGTGCTTGTGTGTCCTGATATTTATAGTTGCAGTTTAATTCACTTGgttcaaatatatttattaattttatatGTAATTCAGCTAAGCAGGCATGATGTATTATGCCTTCTATATATGCTATATGTTTTTCCACACATTTTATAAAATGCATTCCTCATACTCTTTGACCTCATCTCGACTGAATCTTGAATGGCATTTTTGATGACTATCCAGCAAGcccctcctccctctgcttGTGCTATCTGTCAAACACCTGTCAAACAATAAATCTGCAGCACCAAAAGACAGGTGGAATGACAGTGAATTATGCTATTCATATTTTGCTATTCTGCTATTCATCATTATAGATTTTGCATTTATACTATACATCATATTCTGTTGTAAGCATAGCTGTTACcattttagaatattttattataaaaatataaacaaatttTGTTGTGAATTTATTTTCCTGCACAGTATCAAAAAGAACCATATCAACAAAGTACTGGACTGATATAGGCTATTCATACAAGCAGTTGTATTGATCAAATCTATACCCATCCCAAACCCATACATTTTGCCAGACTATTGATAGCTATTCCCTGAATACCTCTGGCTGTATTAAAGTCATGGTTTACTGAATTGTAAATCAGTGTAGTTATGTTGAATTTTTATTGTCTcagatataaacacatttactgtaGTTCAGCTCATGCTTGGATGACCTaaatgtgtgtgaacatgaCCTACATGCTTCTAATCCCCAGGCTCAGTACCCCGGCATATTGAGCCGCGCTCGAGGACAGGGAACCTTCTGTGCCATTGACATCTGTGATGGTGCAACACGTGATACGATCCTGGTCAAGGCCAGAGACAAAGGTATAAAGACTATAAAAAATCattgtctttttcttgtttagGGGGCTACTGTTCATTCATTCTTGTGAACTCTCATGTTTAGTAGGACATGTTTAGTAAAGTTTGGGGTGTATACCGTCATAGACGTATACCTGTGGGTTTTTCCCTAATGTTAGGTTACACTGGCAATACAATGTGTTTTGCAAAGCTAAGAGATGATAGACTGATTCTCCATTTCTTCCTCTGACTTTCTTTggccaaattttaaaaattacattattgTGATTCTGTGTATATCAGCAGTAACTTAACACAGCTCTAATATGAATGGAAGCGTAGGAAGGTAAAAGTAAAGTAAACATTAATTTAAGGATCACAAAAGCAAAACTAAGCTTTAAACTGCACAGATTCAGGGAAAAACTGAATACACAAAAACGGTAAGAGCTgaacacagatttaaaaaatctcTCTCTCCAGTTCCTGAAACCACCTCATATCCACTactcttcaaaagtttggggtcacttagaaatgtccgtatttatgaaagaaagacattttttcaatcacattaaatgatcagaaatacagtccagaggAGACACGTGACCTGAAGACAAGATGGCTGCATAGCTCTTTCTCTCTTGCCCTTTCCCCCCCAGCATTGTTTAATTTAAAGTGATAAACAAGCTACTAAGGGGTTCACAACGCAGATTTTTGATTATGCAGTCTCAAAGAAGCAAACAACAGCGGTCAGTCAAACAGACCGAAGGAAACTCCAATGAAGTATCCAGCGAACTGACAGGGGGCATCAAGGATAAGCTAACTAGCACAATCAAGCTAAATGACACTTTGGACAAAATGCGCAATGACATCTCCACATGCATGAAAGATATGTCCAAACTTCGGTCGGATACGTCCCTACTATTCAAGCGCATGGACTCCACAGAAAAGATCACCGCCACCAACAAGACGAAGGTAGCCGAGCTGGAGTTAAAACTTGCCGACCTCGAAGACCGAAACCGTCGGAACAATATCCGTATTAGAGGCATTCCTGAAGGCACCGAGGGCTCCAATGCCTCCCAGTTCCTGGCTGCAGCCTTCCTGAAGTGATTTCCTGCCCTTGGTGATGACAACGTTGAAATCATGAGAGCTCACCGGATCGGTCAGCGGCGTGAGGGCTCTTCATCCTCCCCGAGGACGCTCATCTGTAACATGCTCCGACACTCCGACCGCAACCGGATTCTCCAGGCAGCCCGCCGCTCCCCTGTACGACTGGACGGCAGGGATATCCTCTTTTCGGCGGACTATAGCAACTTCACGATCATTCGCCGCCGGGAATTCTCCGCAT
This window harbors:
- the abat gene encoding 4-aminobutyrate aminotransferase, mitochondrial isoform X1 gives rise to the protein MAASWISRQLTLSLQKNLWLNAPASCTKGRIRGFITQFGCRYVSKAAAKAQVEFDYDGPSMKTAVPGPRSQELTKQLGDIQNVGAVNFFCNYEESRGNYLVDVDGNRMLDIYTQISSIPIGYNHPALLKLMTNPNNLSTFVNRPALGILPPENFPDKIAESLLSVAPSGMTRVQTMACGSCSNENAYKAMFIWYRNKERGYKTPSDEDHSTCMINQAPGCPDLSILSFMGAFHGRTMGCLATTHSKVIHKLDVPSFDWPIAPFPKLQYPLEEFTRENALEEARCLEEVEDLIVKWRQKGKPVAGIVIEPIQAEGGDNHASPDFFRRLRDIARKHGCGFHVDEVQTGGGGTGKFWAHEHWGMDDPADIVSFSKKLLTGGYYHKDELQADKPYRIFNTWMGDPSKNLFLSEVLNVIRRENLLEEVTRSGKALLNGLYELQAQYPGILSRARGQGTFCAIDICDGATRDTILVKARDKGVLLGGCGDRSIRFRPALVFKEYHVHLLLNIFNDVLANHK
- the abat gene encoding 4-aminobutyrate aminotransferase, mitochondrial isoform X2; this translates as MAASWISRQLTLSLQKNLWLNAPGCRYVSKAAAKAQVEFDYDGPSMKTAVPGPRSQELTKQLGDIQNVGAVNFFCNYEESRGNYLVDVDGNRMLDIYTQISSIPIGYNHPALLKLMTNPNNLSTFVNRPALGILPPENFPDKIAESLLSVAPSGMTRVQTMACGSCSNENAYKAMFIWYRNKERGYKTPSDEDHSTCMINQAPGCPDLSILSFMGAFHGRTMGCLATTHSKVIHKLDVPSFDWPIAPFPKLQYPLEEFTRENALEEARCLEEVEDLIVKWRQKGKPVAGIVIEPIQAEGGDNHASPDFFRRLRDIARKHGCGFHVDEVQTGGGGTGKFWAHEHWGMDDPADIVSFSKKLLTGGYYHKDELQADKPYRIFNTWMGDPSKNLFLSEVLNVIRRENLLEEVTRSGKALLNGLYELQAQYPGILSRARGQGTFCAIDICDGATRDTILVKARDKGVLLGGCGDRSIRFRPALVFKEYHVHLLLNIFNDVLANHK